TTCCCATGGAGGAAGCGATTCATCCGCGTACATCACAACAGATTTATTCTGCAATATTGACTGGGGAACATCATGTAAAAAGGTATACTCGGCGCCGCCCATGCAAAAGACAAGATCGCTAAACCCGCTACTCTCCCGAGAGTAATCTGTAATTCCATCTCCGGTACGATAAATATGCGGCATGGTTACGCTGTCAGTTCTGACATAATCAGCTGTCTTTATATACCATTCGTTCGCAAAAGCAATAACAGGAAGCCCGAACCTAAAAGCAATCTCTCTTGTAAAAACATCAATAATTCCTTCAGTAAGCGAAGTGGCAACATTAAAATGTTCTTCAGGATAAACGCCAACACGACGAAGAATTGAAAATGCTTTGCAGGTAATATCTTCCGCCTTACGCATAAAAACACCCCTTGCCCCCTCATCCATAATCCCCGATCTCCCTAAAAAGAGAATAGTCTTTCTCTCTCCAGGCTTTAAAATATCCCTCAAACGATCAGAATCAATCAGACGGCTGGCAACAAGGTCATCTTTAGTCCTTGGCACTTCAAATTCATCTTCACCCCGATTTCCTAATCGGGGTTCATCAGGCCTAACCAACCTTCCTCTTGAATCTGGCGCCAAAGGAATATAAGGAATAGCAGGTTTGCAATAATTAACAGAAGGAATTAGTTCTTTTAATAATCTCAATCCGGTCACAAGAAAACTCCTTATTCAAAAAAATTAATCTTCTACATATATATCGTTAATTTTATAAGGAAATTTCTTATTTTTTGCGCTTATGCCAAAAAAGCGGAATTCTTTTCGAGGTAATTTTTCACGTAATCGGCAACTGAATTTTCAAGAGAGGCAAACGAAATACTAATATCCTTTTCTCGCATTTTCGATAAATCAGCTTGTGTAAAATATTGATATTTTTCTCTCATTATTTCCGGCATATCAATATATTCAATTTGCGTTGGAATTTCCAAGGCTGAAAAAACAGCATTGGCAAGATCGTTCCATGTCCTCGCCCTTCCTGTGCCGACATTAAATATGCCTCTAACATTTGACTCAGCATAAAAATGATACATAAGATTGACTACATCTTTAATATAAATAAAATCTCTTTGCTGTTCACCATCTTTATATTCCGGTCTATAAGATTTAAAAAGCTTTATTTTCCGGTCTTTTTTAATTTGATGATATGCTTTTACAACAAGGCTTCTCATCTCTCCTTTATGGTATTCATTAGGCCCAAACACATTAAAATATTTAAACCCTACAACTTTATCCAGCAATTTATTTTTCAATAACCACAAATCAAAAAGATGCTTAGAATACCCATACATATTAAGAGGCAAAAGCCTTAAAGTATTTTCATCCTCATCTGAATAACCAAACCTTCCATCCCCATAGGTTGCAGCCGAACTAGCGTAATAAAAAGGGACGTTATTGTCAAATGCCCACATTGCAAGCTTTTTAGAGTATTCATAATTGTTTTCTATAAGATAAGAAGCATCCGTTTCCATGGTAGAAGAGCACGCACCGATATGAAAAATAGCTTTCATTTTTTTATGCGGCCTAAATTTATCAAGTTTATCTAGAAACTCATCTTTTTCAAAATAATCCAAAAAAGATTTTCCGGTCAAATTGTTCCATTTTGAAGTATAACCCAAATGGTCAACAACTATTATCTCTTTTTCTCCCTCGTAATTAAGCTTTGAAAGAAAGCAGCTTCCTATAAAACCCGCCCCACCGGTCAAAATAATCACCCTGTTTTCATCTCCTTTAAGTTGTCATATTCCCACTTAAATTTTAATCTTGATCTTTTTTTAGTCAATCCTCTCCCCAGAATATAACCTGCCAAAAGAGGCAAAGAGACACTTGGTTCAACCCAGGCCATGGCGGATCTTGCTTTTCTATCAACTTTACCCCAAGATTTTGCTTCTTCTAATGTTGATCCGGAAAGTCCCCCATCTTGGACAACTGCAGTTGTTATTTGAACAGCATAATCATGACCCTTTTCACGCCCGTATATGTATCCCATAACTATTGCATCATTTATATAATTTTTTGGGACACCTCCGGCAATATAAATAGAAGAAGTAGACTTCGAGTTAACTA
This genomic interval from candidate division WOR-1 bacterium RIFOXYB2_FULL_36_35 contains the following:
- a CDS encoding ADP-glyceromanno-heptose 6-epimerase, giving the protein MIILTGGAGFIGSCFLSKLNYEGEKEIIVVDHLGYTSKWNNLTGKSFLDYFEKDEFLDKLDKFRPHKKMKAIFHIGACSSTMETDASYLIENNYEYSKKLAMWAFDNNVPFYYASSAATYGDGRFGYSDEDENTLRLLPLNMYGYSKHLFDLWLLKNKLLDKVVGFKYFNVFGPNEYHKGEMRSLVVKAYHQIKKDRKIKLFKSYRPEYKDGEQQRDFIYIKDVVNLMYHFYAESNVRGIFNVGTGRARTWNDLANAVFSALEIPTQIEYIDMPEIMREKYQYFTQADLSKMREKDISISFASLENSVADYVKNYLEKNSAFLA